The following are encoded in a window of Candida dubliniensis CD36 chromosome 4, complete sequence genomic DNA:
- a CDS encoding Golgi vesicle protein, putative (Similar to S. cerevisiae GVP36) produces the protein MSFNFSNFTKDLKSFGDKITTEFNKEVVPLAQRTSRLVQEKMGNIKQDDISQLPSEYIELANKCNNIEQLYKNVLKITTNYENESYDYPTNVQESFTEFGKNITTRVSNVAKATTTAEAQAALINPNTGEFKAPKTLYHALSRATDASILTSDKSQDPLIKGLDLYSSNLNKIANARLGQDQLIKSKFNKPLLTTLRSLISQSNNIQKKVEDKRIDYDLTRSNLASCTNPQKEPKLRVDMENAEDEFANTVEDAINIMQNVLENAKPLEEFLELIKAQLAYHKLATELLDGMVKDFEELIDEQQKLSGSATSGRESGDFDI, from the coding sequence ATGTCATTCAATTTCTCCAATTTTACAAAGGATTTAAAATCTTTTGGTGATAAAATCACTACTGAATTCAACAAAGAAGTTGTTCCATTAGCTCAAAGAACTTCAAGATTAgttcaagaaaaaatggGGAACATCAAACAAGATGATATTAGTCAATTACCATCGGAATATATAGAGTTGGCCAATAAATGTAACaatattgaacaattatACAAGAATGTTTTGAAAATCACTACTaattatgaaaatgaaagtTATGATTATCCAACTAATGTTCAAGAAAGTTTTACAGAATTTGGTAAGAATATCACCACTAGAGTTTCCAATGTTGCCAAAGCTACTACCACTGCTGAAGCTCAAGCAGCATTGATCAATCCTAATACTGGTGAATTTAAAGCTCCTAAAACATTGTATCATGCATTAAGTAGAGCCACTGATGCTTCAATTTTGACTAGTGATAAATCTCAAGACCCATTGATTAAAGGATTAGATTTgtattcttcaaatttaaacaaGATTGCCAATGCAAGATTAGGTCaagatcaattgattaaatctaaattcaataaaccTTTATTGACTACATTACGTTCATTAATTAgtcaatcaaataatatccaaaaaaaagttgaagataaaagaattgattacGATTTAACTAGAAGCAATTTGGCCAGTTGTACAAATCCTCAAAAAGAACCTAAATTAAGGGTTGATATGGAAAATGCCGAAGATGAATTTGCCAATACTGTGGAAGATGCAATTAATATCATGCAAAATGTTTTAGAAAATGCTAAACCTTTGGAAGaatttttggaattgatTAAAGCTCAATTGGCTTATCATAAATTGGCTACTGAATTATTAGATGGCATGGTTAaagattttgaagaattaattgatgaacaacaaaaattgagTGGCAGTGCTACTAGTGGAAGAGAATCCGGTGATTTTGACATTTAG
- a CDS encoding aromatic amino acid aminotransferase, putative (Similar to S. cerevisiae ARO9;~In S. cerevisiae: catalyzes the first step of tryptophan, phenylalanine, and tyrosine catabolism): MSDPSHLISKRAAGRTSLHFTNAPSDKPPANFKPHAKPLALSYGMPNHGFFPIDSIDVNLVDFPFQKIPSASKPPSSLNGSENGHQTKTPPPNIHEQQSTVHISRHTTDPKLIDLARGLQYAAVEGHAPLLQFARDFIIRTHKPNYDDWNVFITSGASDGLNKAADAFLDDGDVILVEEFTFSPFLRFSDNTGAKAVPVKINFDNDSDGIDLDEFVDLLENWGKYYPNLPKPKALYTIATGQNPTGFTQSLEFRKKVYDLAVKHDFAIIEDDPYGYLTLPKYEKPNIAGGNINELKNDLTIDDYLKNHLTPSYLELDTTGRVFRVETFSKLFAPGLRLGFVVGHKKVIEAVKNYSDVVNRGASGLTQTIVNNVIQENFKGVDGWLEWILKMRSNYSYRKDLLLYSIFESQAYKKGYVDVIDPKAGMFVTFKVNLPKDVDVLQKMKLLLWKLISHGVLVVAGYNMTVDLEFSKDRSNFFRLCYALANNDEEILESGKRLTDAVYEFFTNGLEY, encoded by the coding sequence ATGTCTGATCCTTCTCATTTAATTTCTAAACGAGCTGCTGGAAGAACCTCGTTACATTTTACTAATGCTCCATCTGATAAGCCTCCAGCAAATTTCAAGCCTCATGCAAAGCCCTTGGCATTATCTTATGGTATGCCTAATCATGGGTTTTTcccaattgattcaatagaTGTCAATTTAGTTGATTTTCCATTCCAAAAAATCCCATCAGCCTCAAAACCCCCTTCATCATTGAACGGGTCCGAGAACGGTCATCAAACCAAAACTCCACCTCCAAATATACACGAACAACAGTCAACCGTACACATCAGTAGACATACTACTGAtccaaaattaattgatttagcTAGAGGATTACAATATGCTGCTGTTGAAGGACATGCACCATTATTACAATTTGCAAGAGATTTTATCATTCGGACACATAAACCAAATTATGACGATTGGAATGTTTTCATAACTTCTGGTGCCAGTGATGGATTAAATAAAGCTGCCGATGCATTTTTGGATGATGGTGATGTTATCTTGGTAGAAGAGTTTACTTTTAGTCCATTTTTAAGATTTCTGGATAATACTGGTGCTAAGGCTGTCCCCgtgaaaatcaattttgataatgattccGATGGGATTGATTTAGATGAATTTGTTGACCTATTAGAGAATTGGGGGAAATATTATCCAAATTTACCTAAACCAAAGGCATTATATACTATTGCTACTGGACAAAATCCAACTGGATTCACCCAATCTTTAGAATTTAGAAAGAAAGTATATGATTTGGCAGTCAAACATGATTTTGCCATTATTGAAGACGATCCTTATGGATACTTGACATTGccaaaatatgaaaaacCAAATATAGCTGGTGGTAACATTAATGAGTTAAAGAATGATCTTacaattgatgattatttgaaaaatcatttgACTCCGTCTTATCTTGAATTAGATACTACTGGTAGAGTATTTAGAGTTGAGACATTTTCCAAGTTATTTGCCCCAGGTTTAAGATTAggatttgttgttggtcACAAAAAAGTAATTGAGGCAGTTAAGAATTATAGTGATGTTGTTAATCGTGGTGCCCTGGGTTTAACACAAACTATTGTTAATAATGTTATTCAAGAAAACTTTAAAGGTGTTGATGGATGGTTGGAATGGATTTTAAAGATGAGATCGAATTATTCTTATAGAAAAgatttattgttatattcaatttttgaatcaCAAGCTTATAAAAAGGGGTATGTTGATGTTATTGACCCTAAAGCTGGTATGTTTGTTACTTTTAAAGTTAATTTACCAaaagatgttgatgttttacaaaaaatgaaattattattatggaaattgatttctCATGGGGTGTTGGTTGTTGCAGGATATAATATGACGGTTGATTTAGAGTTTAGTAAAGATAGAAGCAATTTTTTTAGATTATGTTATGCTCTTgctaataatgatgaagaaattctTGAAAGTGGGAAAAGATTGACTGATGCAGTTTATGAATTCTTTACCAATGGCTTAGAGTATTAA
- the TUB4 gene encoding gamma-tubulin, putative (In S. cerevisiae: involved in nucleating microtubules from both the cytoplasmic and nuclear faces of the spindle pole body;~spliced gene): MPGETITLQVGQCGNQVGLQYWQQLATEHGIQSDGSSTPYPKDINDLQLQELNNSGSSPQQYSPQSRTNGKYRNDHPELFFTLSDSNTYTPRSILIDMEPSVIAKSTSSLPMFNPRNVHLSNQGNGAANNWINGYKYGTEEEETLLNLIDREVDKCDNLSNFQLFHSVAGGTGSGVGSKMLEVISDRYGHKKLLNTFSIFPSNEDTSDVVVQPYNTILTLKRLIDYSDATFVFHNDSLNRIENILFNNNNNNNNNNIQHDDNDMFLGANKLIALVSASVSNPLRFPGYMYSSMESIVSNLIPTPDLKFLTSSIAPFSTQKHNYLNEYDMLLELSNDRYKTNRVSGDTAYISMLNYLIGDNLDQREIRKGILKSQQRISFVPWVARSVLVVHGKKSPYLKNTNLEGIQVTNNTSMIDVFTKILKQFDLLIKRKAYLNRYYSSVEEEHEVMEMFNESRESVKSIIDEYKACKEITYLDDEDDGGGDGDGDAIGYNNIDDADMGL, encoded by the exons atgCCTGG tGAGACGATTACATTGCAAGTGGGTCAATGTGGTAATCAAGTTGGATTACAATACTGGCAACAATTAGCAACAGAACATGGAATACAATCAGATGGTTCTTCAACACCTTATCCTAAAGATATCAATGATTTGCAACTACAAGAACTTAATAATTCAGGATCATCACCTCAACAATATTCACCACAATCCAGGACCAATGGGAAGTATCGTAATGACCATCCAGAGCTTTTTTTCACTCTTTCGGATTCTAATACATATACCCCAAGGTCCATTTTGATAGATATGGAACCATCAGTTATTGCAAAAAGCACATCTTCTTTACCTATGTTTAACCCTCGTAATGTTCATTTGAGTAATCAGGGGAATGGTGCAGCAAATAATTGGATAAATGGATATAAATACGGTAcagaggaagaagaaaccttgcttaatttaattgatcgAGAAGTTGATAAATGTGACAATCTAtctaattttcaattatttcatAGTGTAGCTGGAGGAACTGGGTCTGGAGTAGGGTCAAAAATGTTAGAAGTGATAAGTGACAGATATGGTCataagaaattattaaacacTTTTTCCATATTCCCATCTAATGAAGATACATCTGATGTTGTTGTACAACCTTATAATACCATTTTAACTTTGAAAAGATTAATCGATTATAGTGATGCCACTTTTGTTTTCCACAATGATTCATTGaatagaattgaaaatatattatttaacaacaacaataataacaataataacaatatccAACATGACGATAACGACATGTTTTTAGGAGCCAACAAATTAATTGCCTTAGTTTCTGCGTCGGTGTCAAATCCTTTGAGATTTCCTGGTTATATGTATAGTTCAATGGAGTCCATTGTTTCGAATTTGATACCGACACCAGATTTGAAGTTCTTGACAAGTTCAATAGCTCCCTTCAGTACTCAAAAACATAATTATTTGAACGAATATGATATGTTATTGGAATTGTCCAATGATCGATATAAAACTAATCGTGTTAGTGGTGATACAGCCTATATCAGTATGTTAAATTACCTTATTGGAGATAATTTAGATCAACGTGAGATTCGTAAAGGGATATTGAAATCACAACAAAGAATCTCATTTGTACCTTGGGTAGCTCGATCAGTACTAGTTGTTCATGGGAAAAAATCTccatatttgaaaaataccAATTTGGAAGGTATTCAGGTAACAAACAATACTTCAATGATAGATGTTTTCacaaaaattttaaaacaatttgatttattaattaagaGAAAAGCTTATCTTAATAGGTATTATAGTAGtgttgaagaagaacatGAAGTGATGGAAATGTTTAATGAATCCCGTGAAAGTGTCAAATCTATAATAGATGAATATAAAGCTTGTAAAGAAATAACCTATTTAGATGATGAGGATGacggtggtggtgatggtgatggtgatgcCATTggttataataatatagaTGATGCAGATATGGGTttataa